In the Natrinema sp. CBA1119 genome, TGCCGGTCAATTGCTTCCAGACTCGTCGTACGGCCAGTCGCCGGTGATCCGCATCCCTTCGGCGAGGTCCTGTGATTCGAGGTCGGTCGCGATCGCGTCTGGATCCCGGTGGTCGATCGTCACGTCCTCGCGAGCGAGTGCGACGACGTACTCGGTCAGGAGGATCGCCTGTTCGGACAGGGTCCGGGGCTCGAGTTTCTCGATCGTATCGGCGAAGGTGTGACCCCAGCCCCGCCCCGCACCGTCCGACATTGATTTGACGTGACAGCCGGGCACGCCCCACGTGACGAACGACCAGTGATCGCTGTGGGGGCCGAGTTTCGGCACGGTGCCGATCGGCTGATCGTACCGGTCCGCGACGTCGTTCGCCACGTCCCGGAGTGCGTCGAATCCGTGGGTAACGATCGAGAGCGTCCGATCGCGGACGACGCCGTCGTTGTTGACCACTGCTTTGATCGACTCGTGATCGATCCGCTCGGCGGCCCGCGTGGAACCGACCAGTCCGACCTCCTCCGCGCCGAAGGCGACGAACTCAACACGGGTCTCGAGTTCCGCCTCGCGATCCGCGAGGGCGTTCGCGATCTCGACGATCATCGCGGTTCCCGCCCCGTTGTCCATCGCTCCCTCAGAGATGTCGTGAGCGTCGACGTGGCTCGTCACGAGGACGCGCTCGGCGGTGTCGGGACCGAGTTCGGCGCGGACGTTCTGGCTCTCCGCGGGGTGGATATCGGCTTCGACGGAGAGCGTGATCGACTCGCCGTCGAACCGGCGGGCCAGCCGCGACCCGGCCTCGCTCGAGACGCCGACGGCCGGTATCTCGCCGACGGGTTCCTCGTCCGTTCCCACGCTACCGGTCGGGGGAAGACAGCCCTCGACGTGATTTCGGTAGACGAACCCCACCGCGCCGTTCTCGACGGCGTGATAGTACTTCTCCCGGCGGTGGAGATGCCGATCGTAGTAGTCGGGCACGTCGCTACGGACCATGACGACGGCGTCCTCGACGTCGCTCTCCTTGAAGTCCGCGGGGAGGCCGTAACCGAGATCGATCAGCGGCGCGACGACGCGGTCGGACGGACTGCGCGGCAGCGCGATGCAGTCCTGCGTGGTGTCGCCGGCCGTGATCGCGCTGTCGCCTCGGGTCCAGCCCTGAATCTCGAACGGCTCGAGTCGGACGTCTCGCGCGCCGACGTCGGCTAGCGCGTCCCGCGTCAGTTCGGCGGCTTCGCGTTCGCCCTCGCTGCCGGCCATGCGATTCCCCACGTCGACGAGGGCCTCGAGGTGGTCCCAGCCGACGTCGCTCTCGAAGACGGAGCCGATCCAGGCGGTCATGACTGGAACGTGGACCGATGGACTGGTAACTGTACCGCTCGATCGCGACGGATACCGGGAACTGTCCGACGGTTTTCAACAGTTGGTGACACGACAAACTGCGAATCTTTTTCACGCCGCTCCCTCTCGGACTCGATATGCGGGAGACGCTAGCCGACTGGCGGCCGGCCATCGACGAAGCGATCGCCGACCTGGTTCCGCGCGAGATCGACGCCGACTACCTCGAATCGTTCTTCGGGTCCCCGACGTACGAGTACGATCCCCACGGCATCCAGCGCGCGCTAGCGACGCCGCTGTGGGATCTGCTCGACCGCGGCGGTAAACGGTGGCGTGCGATACTCTTCCTCGTCTTCGTCGAGGGGTTCGGCGAGGATCCGGCCGAGTATCTGCCCTACGCCTGCATTCCGGAGATCCTGCACAACGGGACGATCATCGTCGACGACGTCGAGGACGGGGCCACGATTCGACGCGGCGAACAGGCGCTTCACCGCCTCTACGGCCGTGATATCGCGCTCAACGCCGGCAACGCGATGTACTTCCTGCCGTTGAAGGTCATCAGCCGGAATCCGGCCGACCTCCCGGCCGATCGGCGACTGGCCGCCTACGAGATGCTGATGGACGAACTCAATCGCACCCACCTCGGCCAGGGGATGGACATCTGCTGGCACAACGAACGCGATGTCCGGATCAACACGGCACAGTATCTGGAGATGTGCGCGTGCAAGACCGGCTGTCTCGGCCGGATCGTGGCTCGCCTCGCCGCGATTATCACCGACCAGCCCGACGACATCGAGGCAGCGATCGCCGAGTACGCCGAACTGACCGCGGTCGCCTTCCAGATCGGCGACGACATTCTCGACGTCGAAAATTCGCTGGGACGGGCCGGCGAGTTCGGCAAGGAGTTCGGCAACGACATCCGCGAGGGGAAGAAGACCCTCATGGTCATCCACGCCATCGAGGCAAGCGAGCCGGAGCGCGCCCGACGGCTGCAGGCGATCCTCGAGGCCGACGACAATACCGACGAGGAGATCCTCGAGGCTCTGGAACTCTTCGAGGCCGCCGGCAGTATCGAGTACGCCCGCGAGCGCGCGCTCGAGTTGGCCGCCGATGCGCGCGCGGCGATCGACGGTGTGGACTTCGACGCGGAGACCACTCGGAAGCTCGAGGAGTTCACGGAGTTCGTCATCGAGCGCGACGAGTAGTCGCCCCGCGGGACTCGAACGATTCGTTCGCGCGGTCGCGGCGGGCGATAATTTGATTCTTCGAGTCGAGACGCGAGACAGTCACGAACGATGAACAGTAGGGCCAGATACTACAGTCTCGGTGTGGAACCCCGGGTATGGCCGACCACTCGAGGCGGGGCGAGACAGATCGCACGGACGCCGCGAGACCGTGGCCGATCCTCGTGGCCCTCGGACTCGTCGGCTCGGAGGTCGGCATCGTCGTCGATCTCGTCCCGATCGCCGTCGGCGGACTCGTCGTCTTCGCCGCGAGCGTCGCCGGCATCCTCGCGGACGCCAACTACGTGGACCGACCGCTCGCGTTCGCGGCCACGTTCGGCGCGGCGTTCGTCGTCGTCGGCGCGGTACTGGCCGCCCACGGCACCGGAACCCTGCCGATCGCCCCGCTCGAGCCCCTCACCGGTCTGGCGAGTCGCGGCGCGGCGCTCGTCGTCGCCGGCGTGGTAACGATCGGCGGGGCCGGCCTCGTGCGGTCCCGCCGAACCGAGCGCGGCCAGAGCCGGGGAATCGAATCGTGAATCGAAACCGTTCACCGAACGACTCGCTCGAGACACCACGAATCTAACAGCTACCGATGAGCCGACCTGCCTTCGACGCGGAAGTAGCGCTCGACCTCGCAGTCAACACGGTCCCCTTCCTGATCATGGCGTTCTTCGTCGCGGTCTTCGCGGTGTTCAACCCGTGGGGGTTCGATCCGCTCCAGTCGACGATTCAGTTCGCCGTTCTGCTGTCGACGATGGGAACGCTCGCGTTCGTGACCTACCTCGCGGCTCGAGTGATCGAAACTGACGACCGGACGCGATACGACACCGGCGAGCCCTGATTGCGGCCGAGAGTCGACCGTGGTCGCGGTCAGTTGATGATGAGCACGAACCCGGTCACCGCCATCATACCCGAAATTCCGACCAAGAGGAGCAAGAACAGTTCCTTTTCGGAGAGCCGGCGCTGCGGTGTCGGTCGATCGGACTCGGCCTTATCGGAGCTCATAGACGACCACTATCGGCAAGATACACGACAGACGGGCAAGAGCGTTTCCCAGCTTTGGTCAGCAGACGAGGAAGCGACCGGTGCCCTTGGGGAGCTACCGGGGCCATGCGGGGGTGTCACCGGTTCCATGCGGAGGTGCCACCGACCGAGACTCGGGCACGGAGTGAGTCGAGGTCCGCGCTGGCCGAAACGATGGAAGAACACACCGGGCGGTATCACCACTGCAGACGCGGTCTCCCTTGAAAACTACTGCGAGATCGTCGACGGCTCCCGATCGGTCCGCGCCCCAGAGCGGGGGGTGACGCAGTTTGAGCACCGAGCGGGACCGTCGATCCGATCGAACAGCCGTTCACCGCAATCAGGACAGTTTCCATCAGGATATCGAACCATACACCAATAAGACAAGAAAGGGGCTATATGTTTTGCGGCTCTGCCCCGTCGATAGGAGACACCGGAGAATACGCGTCTTGTGTCATCGACAGACTCCGTTTCAAATTTGTTAGTTGAAACGATAGTGTGTCCGTTCCATCAGTATCCGTCCGAGCGTGGGTTCGATCGTCGACCGGCCATCACCACAGCACAAACTCCACCATCCGGGACGATGTATCGGGAGCCGTGACCGACGATCGAACGATCGCCGGCAGGGAAGCCGTCGCCAGCCTCGGCCTCGCACTGGTCATCGCGACCGCCGCCTTCGGGGCGCTGCTCGGTGCGACCCTCCCCGACTACACCGGGCTCGAGACGATCACTATCGGGACGGTCGCGGTGGCCGTCTCGCCGCTCTCACTCGCCGCCTACGGTGCCGTCGCCGTCAGTCTTCTGCTGGTATCGCTCGGGGTCGTCGTCGGCATCCTCTCTCAGTTCGACGACGACGCCGTGTAGTCGTCGTCCCAGCCATTCCCCCGCTACCGGAATCGGTCCGTCAGACCGTCTCAGGCCAGCCCGATGTTCTCGCTGTACGCGCCGTACTGGTCCTCGAAAACCGCCATGATCTCGCCCATCGTCGCGTAGGCTTTCACCGCGTCGACGATGTACGGCATCGCGTTCTCACCGCGTTCGCTGGCCTCGCGCAGGGCCTCGAGCGCGTCCGCGACCGCCGCGTCGTCCCGGTCAGATTTCACGTCCTCGAGGCGGCCGAGCTGGCGTTCGGCCGTGGTCTCGTCGATCTGGAGGATGTCGGGACTGGTGTCCTCCTCGAGCGTGTACTCGTTGACGCCGACGACGACCTCCTCGCCGCGCTCGACGCGCTCCTGATACTCGTAGGAGGCGTCCTGAATCTCCCGGAGGAAGTAACCGTCCTCGATCCCCGTCAGGATGCCGTCGCGGACCGAGCCGTCGCCCATCGCCCGGATCTCCTCGATGTAGCGCATCGTCCGCTCTTCGATCTCGTTCGTGAGCGTCTCGACGGCGAAGGAGCCGCCCATCGGGTCGACGATGTCCGCCGCGCCGGACTCCTCGGCGATGATCTGTTGGGTTCGCAGCGCGACGCGGACCGCGTCCTCGCCCGGGAGCGCGAGCGCCTCGTCGAAGCTATTGGTGTGGAGCGACTGGGTACCCCCGAGGACGCCGGCCAGTGCCTGCATCGTCACTCGGGCGACGTTGTTCAGCGGCTGCTGGGCCGTCAGCGACTGGCCCGCCGTCTGGGTGTGGAACTTGAGCCGCTTTGACTCGTCGGCCTCGGCGTCGTACCACTCGTCCATCACCCGCGCGTAGATTCGCCGGGCCGCCCGGAACTTCGCGATCTCCTCGAAGAAGGAGTTGTGACAGTTAAAGAAAAAGGACAGTCGCGGCGCGAACTCGTCGATGTCGAGCCCGCGCTCGAGCGCATCCTCGGCGTAGCCGAAGCCGTCCGCGAGGGTGAAGGCGAGTTCCTGAACCGCCGTCGAGCCCGCCTCGCGGATGTGATAGCCCGACACCGAAATCGGGTGGAATTTCGGCGTCTCCCGCGTGCTGAACTCGAGGACGTCCGTCACGAGATCGAGCGACGGCTCCGGCGGAATCACCCACTCCTTCTGGGCGATGAACTCCTTGAACATGTCGTTCTGGAGGGTCCCGCGAAGCTCCGCGCGGGGAACGTCCCGCTGATCAGCCAGCGCGACGTACATCGCGTAGATCACCGGCGCGGAGGGGTTGATCGTAAAGGACGTGGAGATGTCCGCGAGGTCGATCCCGTCGAAGAGGATCTCCATGTCCCGGAGCGTGTCGACGGCGACCCCCTCCCGACCGATCTCGCCCTCGCTCATGGGGTCGTCCGAATCGAGTCCCATCAGCGACGGCATGTCGAACGCCACCGAGAGACCGGTCTGGCCCTCGTCGATCAGGTAGTGAAAGCGCTCGTTGGTCTCCTCGGCGGTGCCGAATCCGGCGAACTGGCGCATCGTCCACGTCCGCCCGCGGTACATCGTCGGGTACGGGCCTCGAGTGTAGGGTTCCTCGCCCGGGAACCCCAGATCCTCGAGATAGTCGAGTTCCGAGACGTCTTCGGGGGTATAGAGCCGATCCACCTCGTGGTTCGAAACCGTCGCGAACCGGTCCTTCCGCTCGCCGTGGCGCTCGAGAACCGGATCGAGCGACTCCGTTTCCCATCGTCGGCCTTCCTCGCGGATCTCCTCGAGATCCTCGTCGTCGTACATGATCGTAATATTTGCCGACGGCGCAATGAAGGTTCGGGAAGGACGGATCGGCGTGCGAAACGAATCGAAGAGAGAAACGGGTCGGTGGGAGAGACGGCCAGTGTTCGGGGACCGCCACGAGTCGATTTGACGGGAGAAGGGGCCGATCGTCAGACGACCGCTGGCTCCGACCGGCAGCGTCCGACGAGTGTAAGACACCGTCGCGAACGGCGGGCTACCGACGGCGTTACTCCGTTTCCCTGCCGTCACCGCCCTCGGACTGCAGCCGCTTCGTCGTCTGAACCAGCGGATGGCGGGCATAGTCGACGACATCGATGTCGTCGATCCGCTCGAGGCCCTCCTTTTCGGCCGTGCGTGCCATCCCCAGATCGATTTCGGTGTCGACGACGATAACGTAGGCGTCCATCTCGTCGATTCCAAGCCGGTCAGCCGCGAGCACGCGGTGGTGGCCGTCCGCCAGCAGGAGGGTGCCGTCGTTGTCGATAACGACCAGCGGCTCGGCCAGCCCCCGCTCGAGTTCGTAGCGTCTGCCCTCGAGTTCGTCGGCGTAGACCCGTCCCTGCGTGGGCGTCAGGTCCGAGAGCGGAACGGTCCGACGCTCCTCCGCCAAGTCGATCTCGTGGATCTGCTCGAGGGTTCGCATCAGCTTGCCGACCTTCTCGGGGGTCGCGCGCTCGATCTGACTGCGGATGACATCCGCGTTGGAGATGATTCCCACCAGATTGCCCGCGTCGTCGACGACGGGGAGTTTCTGGATGCCCGAGCGGAGGATGACTCGAGCAGCGTCATTGATCTTCATGTCGGGGTGGGCGACCAGCAGATCGGTCGCCATAACCTTGAAGATCAGGTCGTCGTCCCCGGCGAGCAGCAGGTCGCGAGCGCTGATGAAGCCCTCGACGCGACGTCGCTCGCAGACCGGAAAGCCGCTGTGCTCCTCGCTCTCGGCGATCCGCGTCGCGACCTCGCTGACGGTCTCGTCCGGCGACACCGTCGCCACGTCGCGCGTCATATACTCTTTGACCTTGGGTTTCGTCCGGTCCGACACGACATCCATACACGGAGACACGAGAGCCGCGCGCAAAAGTACTGGTACTGACGCCGCCCGCCGAATTTCTACTCTCGGCCCTCGACACCGCTCACGCCGACTCGCCGCCTTCCGGCTCGCCTCGCTGGGTGAACAGCCACTCGCTTGTCTGCGTGTAGGCGCCCACCGGGACCCCGGGTCGCGTCTGGATCGCCTCGAAGAACCGGTTCGTGATCACCTCCTCGACCACGCTGACGATCGATTCGACCTCCACTTCGTGGTCGGCGCTGCCCAGAATCCCGATCTCGAGTTGCGCGCCGGCCATGTCCGCGTGGCCGCCGGCGCTGCCGATCCGATCGAACCCGTCCCGGAGCGTTTCGCCGAGGTCGACGTCGGCGGCTCGCGAGCGGGCCGACAGGAACACCATCTCGTCGTCGAACCCGAACACGAGCGTCGTCTCGACGCCTTCCATCGCGAGCAGCTGATCGGCCGCCTGAGGTAACGCGTCCCGATCCCCGATCCGCCCGACGCTGGCGACGGCCACCGAATCGCGCTGGACGCGGTTCTTGATCGCCCGCGCGATCGTCTCGAGGGTTTCGCCCTCGAGCGAGGGCTGTTCAATCTGGCGCAGGATCGACGTATCGACGTGGGGAGACAGGGTGGAGGCGGCCCTGAAGTCGGCGGGCGAGACTTGCCGCGTG is a window encoding:
- a CDS encoding M28 family peptidase, encoding MTAWIGSVFESDVGWDHLEALVDVGNRMAGSEGEREAAELTRDALADVGARDVRLEPFEIQGWTRGDSAITAGDTTQDCIALPRSPSDRVVAPLIDLGYGLPADFKESDVEDAVVMVRSDVPDYYDRHLHRREKYYHAVENGAVGFVYRNHVEGCLPPTGSVGTDEEPVGEIPAVGVSSEAGSRLARRFDGESITLSVEADIHPAESQNVRAELGPDTAERVLVTSHVDAHDISEGAMDNGAGTAMIVEIANALADREAELETRVEFVAFGAEEVGLVGSTRAAERIDHESIKAVVNNDGVVRDRTLSIVTHGFDALRDVANDVADRYDQPIGTVPKLGPHSDHWSFVTWGVPGCHVKSMSDGAGRGWGHTFADTIEKLEPRTLSEQAILLTEYVVALAREDVTIDHRDPDAIATDLESQDLAEGMRITGDWPYDESGSN
- a CDS encoding methylmalonyl-CoA mutase family protein, which gives rise to MYDDEDLEEIREEGRRWETESLDPVLERHGERKDRFATVSNHEVDRLYTPEDVSELDYLEDLGFPGEEPYTRGPYPTMYRGRTWTMRQFAGFGTAEETNERFHYLIDEGQTGLSVAFDMPSLMGLDSDDPMSEGEIGREGVAVDTLRDMEILFDGIDLADISTSFTINPSAPVIYAMYVALADQRDVPRAELRGTLQNDMFKEFIAQKEWVIPPEPSLDLVTDVLEFSTRETPKFHPISVSGYHIREAGSTAVQELAFTLADGFGYAEDALERGLDIDEFAPRLSFFFNCHNSFFEEIAKFRAARRIYARVMDEWYDAEADESKRLKFHTQTAGQSLTAQQPLNNVARVTMQALAGVLGGTQSLHTNSFDEALALPGEDAVRVALRTQQIIAEESGAADIVDPMGGSFAVETLTNEIEERTMRYIEEIRAMGDGSVRDGILTGIEDGYFLREIQDASYEYQERVERGEEVVVGVNEYTLEEDTSPDILQIDETTAERQLGRLEDVKSDRDDAAVADALEALREASERGENAMPYIVDAVKAYATMGEIMAVFEDQYGAYSENIGLA
- a CDS encoding CBS domain-containing protein — translated: MDVVSDRTKPKVKEYMTRDVATVSPDETVSEVATRIAESEEHSGFPVCERRRVEGFISARDLLLAGDDDLIFKVMATDLLVAHPDMKINDAARVILRSGIQKLPVVDDAGNLVGIISNADVIRSQIERATPEKVGKLMRTLEQIHEIDLAEERRTVPLSDLTPTQGRVYADELEGRRYELERGLAEPLVVIDNDGTLLLADGHHRVLAADRLGIDEMDAYVIVVDTEIDLGMARTAEKEGLERIDDIDVVDYARHPLVQTTKRLQSEGGDGRETE
- a CDS encoding DUF6684 family protein, which translates into the protein MSRPAFDAEVALDLAVNTVPFLIMAFFVAVFAVFNPWGFDPLQSTIQFAVLLSTMGTLAFVTYLAARVIETDDRTRYDTGEP
- a CDS encoding polyprenyl synthetase family protein, which encodes MRETLADWRPAIDEAIADLVPREIDADYLESFFGSPTYEYDPHGIQRALATPLWDLLDRGGKRWRAILFLVFVEGFGEDPAEYLPYACIPEILHNGTIIVDDVEDGATIRRGEQALHRLYGRDIALNAGNAMYFLPLKVISRNPADLPADRRLAAYEMLMDELNRTHLGQGMDICWHNERDVRINTAQYLEMCACKTGCLGRIVARLAAIITDQPDDIEAAIAEYAELTAVAFQIGDDILDVENSLGRAGEFGKEFGNDIREGKKTLMVIHAIEASEPERARRLQAILEADDNTDEEILEALELFEAAGSIEYARERALELAADARAAIDGVDFDAETTRKLEEFTEFVIERDE